A portion of the Carya illinoinensis cultivar Pawnee chromosome 11, C.illinoinensisPawnee_v1, whole genome shotgun sequence genome contains these proteins:
- the LOC122280911 gene encoding uncharacterized protein LOC122280911, with product MGQIVKRKKKGRPSKADLARRAVESAAVAEPDVRRSHRRRNVRYNIDFDDFLDEDDEDEEEDQRRREKKLKLVVKLNQGSEPLAQPNQSHTGARELYASDDDCERKPLKKRSIGNGRDEDADRQDEDDDRGDGGDGDEVDGEERGRKVDLKGLDSSAGTPSDLPSGVPDKRTLELILDKLQKKDTYGVYAEPVDPEELPDYHDVIEHPMDFATVRKKLADGSYSTLEKFECDIFLICSNSMQYNAPDTIYYRQARSIQELARKKFERLRVEFERSEKELKSEQKTRSNFLIKKSGKKPFCLTSQEPIGSDFSTGATLATITNGQNGSNMNQAGGFERPSNTDIVEANPSLIDTNFEKAEDLSSGKGLLPKLGRKQFVYDDNRRATYNISNLPAVRSDSIFTTFEGELKQLVAVGLHAELSYARSLARFAATLGPVAWKVASQRIEQALPAGCKFGRGWVGEYEPLQTPVLMLENCTQKEPGLIPKLQSNADLTKDDKTRTHVSAMELPISGPISDGKQSSFCPAGAHTSARKLSFSGSAGTKSTTPDNANYQKQNPQSRDCTKTKNTFSSNSEMADTRSKESRSRNINLLQSVPFKQPDTDRAFTGVLPNGKISNGGLNSKMSRLSSDTAPNHTPRGTYFPHGQEQAYSEPAQLMRILAERANKQQKSSNQSPVETPESVTSVPSVRRDDSCNAAAAAARAWMSIGAGGFKQATEDFSLPKTPISANPSYNPTREFCQQISQARGEIPLSRGMQSQSERNSFPVAFVPQPARVANEAQLQNRPIVFPQLAPADLSRFQLQYPWRGLSPHTQPRPKYETLPPDLNIGFQSPGSPVRPSTGVLVDSQQPDLALQL from the exons ATGGGCCAGATcgtgaagaggaagaagaaagggagGCCATCAAAGGCAGATCTGGCGCGCCGAGCTGTCGAGTCTGCGGCGGTTGCAGAACCGGATGTCCGGCGGAGCCACCGGCGCCGAAATGTGAGGTACAACATCGACTTCGATGACTTCCTGGATGAGGACGacgaggacgaggaggaggacCAGAGGAGGAGGGAGAAGAAGCTGAAGCTAGTGGTGAAGCTGAATCAAGGGAGCGAGCCACTGGCTCAGCCGAACCAGTCTCACACGGGTGCACGTGAATTGTACGCGTCGGATGACGACTGCGAGCGGAAGCCGTTGAAGAAGAGGAGTATCGGCAATGGTCGGGATGAAGACGCTGACCGACAGGACGAAGATGATGATCGTGGTGATGGCGGCGATGGGGATGAAGTTGATGGTGAG GAAAGGGGGAGGAAGGTGGACTTGAAGGGGCTCGATTCTTCTGCAG GGACGCCATCGGATCTTCCGTCTGGAGTGCCTGATAAGAGGACACTGGAGTTGATCCTTGATAAGCTTCAGAA GAAAGATACGTACGGTGTGTATGCAGAACCGGTTGATCCTGAGGAG CTTCCCGATTATCACGATGTCATTGAGCATCCAATGGACTTTGCCACCGTGAGGAAGAAGTTGGCAGATGGATCGTATTCTACCTTGGAAAAATTTGAG TGTGACATTTTCTTAATATGTTCAAATTCCATGCAATACAATGCACCAGACACCATCTACTACAGACAG GCTCGTTCCATTCAAGAGTTGGCAAGGAAGAAATTCGAGAGGTTAAGGGTTGAATTTGAACGCTCTGAGAAAGAGTTGAAGTCTGAGCAGAAAACAAGGTCCAATTTCTTAATTAAGAAGTCGGGGAAGAAGCCTTTCTGCCTGACCTCGCAGGAGCCCATTGGCTCTGATTTCTCCACTGGTGCCACTCTTGCCACAATTACAAATGGGCAGAATGGTTCTAATATGAACCAAGCTGGTGGTTTTGAGAGGCCTTCTAACACTGATATTGTAGAGGCTAATCCTTCCCTGATTGATACTAATTTTGAGAAGGCAGAAGACTTGTCATCAG GGAAGGGTCTACTCCCTAAATTGGGAAGGAAGCAATTTGTGTATGATGATAACCGGCGCGCAACATATAACATTTCCAATCTACCAGCAGTTCGATCAGACTCAATATTTACCACCTTTGAGGGTGAACTTAAGCAGTTGGTTGCT GTTGGGCTTCATGCAGAATTGTCTTATGCAAGGAGCCTGGCTCGTTTTGCCGCAACTCTTGGACCTGTTGCTTGGAAAGTTGCCTCCCAGAGAATTGAGCAGGCATTGCCTGCTGGGTGTAAATTTGGCCGTGGTTGGGTTGGAGAATATGAGCCACTTCAAACACCTGTACTAATGCTTGAGAACTGCACTCAGAAAGAGCCTGGTTTAATTCCTAAGCTTCAGTCTAATGCTGATTTGACAAAGGATGACAAAACTAGGACTCATGTTTCTGCTATGGAGCTTCCTATAAGCGGGCCTATTTCAGATGGAAAACAATCTTCGTTTTGTCCAGCTGGTGCTCATACTTCAGCAAGGAAATTATCTTTCTCTGGCTCTGCTGGAACAAAATCCACTACTCCTGATAATGCCAATTACCAGAAGCAAAATCCACAATCCAGGGATTGTACCAAGACTAAGAATACG TTTTCAAGTAATTCGGAAATGGCTGATACAAGGTCCAAAGAGTCGAGATCAAGAAACATAAATCTTCTGCAGTCTGTACCTTTCAAGCAGCCTGATACAGATAGAGCTTTTACTGGAGTGTTACCTAATGGAAAAATCAGCAACGGGGGCTTGAATAGTAAGATGAGTAGACTGTCTTCTGACACAGCTCCTAATCACACGCCTAGAGGAACCTACTTTCCCCATGGACAAGAGCAGGCTTATAGTGAACCAGCTCAGTTGATGAGAATTTTGGCTGAAAGGGCCAATAAGCAGCAGAAATCTTCAAATCAATCCCCAGTTGAAACCCCAGAAAGTGTGACCTCAGTTCCATCTGTTAGGAGAGATGACTCTTGCAATGCTGCAGCAGCTGCTGCCCGTGCATGGATGTCGATTGGGGCTGGAGGCTTTAAACAAGCAACGGAAGATTTCAGCTTGCCCAAAACTCCTATTTCTGCAAATCCATCATACAACCCAACTCGAGAATTTTGTCAACAAATTTCTCAAGCACGGGGAGAGATTCCACTTTCTAGAGGGATGCAATCTCAGTCTGAGAGGAACAGTTTTCCCGTGGCATTTGTGCCACAACCTGCTCGTGTGGCAAATGAAGCCCAGCTTCAAAACCGACCTATAGTTTTCCCTCAATTAGCACCCGCTGACTTGTCTAGGTTTCAGCTGCAGTACCCTTGGCGAGGTCTCAGTCCTCATACCCAACCAAGGCCTAAATATGAAACACTTCCTCCAGACTTGAATATTGGTTTCCAGTCTCCGGGGTCTCCAGTGAGACCATCTACTGGTGTTCTTGTTGATTCCCAGCAGCCAGACCTGGCTTTGCAACTGTGA